From Patescibacteria group bacterium, one genomic window encodes:
- the leuS gene encoding leucine--tRNA ligase, translating to MAEYSPKEFEKKWQTKWEEEKIFEAKDSSKKPKFFVLDMFPYPSGDGLHVGHPRGYVGTDVIAHYMRMKGHNVLHPMGWDAFGLPAENYAIKTGIHPAISTEKNIKRFKEQMKSIGLSYDWSREINTTDPDYYKWTQWIFLKLFETGLAYRKKLPINWCPSCKTGLANEEVVAGKCERCGAEVSKKDIEQWVLKITDYAEELLKDLDKLDWPEKIKEMQRNWIGKSVGADIEFKIQNSKFKIQVFTTRPDTIFGATFMVLAPEHNLVEKITTPDKKKEVEKYVEESKKKLDIERQTEDREKTGVFTGAYALNPATKEKIPIYSADYVLPSYGYGAIMAVPAHDERDFAFAKKYNLPIEEIKLDKTVEQATKWLEKKGCANPAINYKLRDWIFSRQRYWGEPIPLIFCENCAAKAKSQNPKAKSKEFSKGELLNPGWVALLEEDLPLVLPELEKYEPTGTGESPLASKSDWVETTCPKCGGRALRETNTMPQWAGSCWYFLAYVMLGAQNKKAKTKNLNSKFKIQNSKLIKHWLPVDFYIGGAEHAVLHLLYSRFWIKVLKDEKILPFDEPFKKLRTIGLILASDGQKMSKSRGNVINPDEIIEKYGADAFRLYEMFMGPFDQPIAWDTKSIIGARRFLEKVFNLSQNLFKETDLGTKKLLNKTIKKVGEDIESQKFNTAIACMMEFINSVEEIFSGDFRDFLKILAPFAPHLSEELYQSDKSIFQENWPKYDSKMIVEKEVSMIIQINGKVRGTIVVSTGLSEKEAVNLAIESDIAKKWLENKKIKKTIFIKDKLINFVV from the coding sequence ATGGCAGAATATAGTCCAAAAGAATTTGAGAAAAAATGGCAGACAAAATGGGAAGAGGAAAAGATATTTGAAGCCAAGGATTCTTCAAAAAAACCCAAATTTTTTGTTTTGGATATGTTCCCTTATCCTTCAGGAGATGGCCTTCATGTGGGTCATCCGCGGGGATATGTCGGAACTGATGTAATCGCCCACTATATGAGAATGAAGGGGCACAATGTCTTGCATCCAATGGGCTGGGATGCTTTTGGTTTGCCAGCAGAGAACTATGCGATAAAAACAGGTATTCATCCAGCGATTTCAACAGAGAAAAATATCAAAAGATTTAAAGAGCAAATGAAGTCAATCGGACTTTCTTATGATTGGTCGCGGGAAATAAACACAACTGACCCGGATTATTATAAATGGACTCAATGGATATTTTTGAAGCTTTTTGAAACAGGACTGGCTTATAGAAAAAAACTGCCTATTAATTGGTGTCCTTCCTGTAAAACAGGACTTGCTAACGAGGAGGTGGTGGCAGGGAAATGTGAGCGTTGCGGAGCAGAGGTAAGTAAAAAAGATATTGAACAATGGGTTTTGAAAATTACTGATTATGCGGAAGAATTGCTTAAAGATTTGGACAAGCTTGATTGGCCGGAAAAGATAAAAGAAATGCAAAGAAATTGGATAGGGAAATCTGTTGGCGCAGACATAGAATTCAAAATTCAAAATTCAAAATTTAAAATTCAAGTTTTTACGACAAGGCCAGATACGATTTTTGGAGCAACATTTATGGTTTTAGCCCCAGAGCATAATTTAGTGGAGAAAATTACAACTCCAGACAAGAAAAAAGAAGTTGAAAAATATGTAGAAGAAAGCAAAAAGAAATTAGATATTGAGAGACAGACAGAAGACAGGGAAAAAACAGGTGTTTTTACAGGTGCTTATGCCCTCAATCCTGCTACAAAAGAAAAAATTCCTATCTATAGTGCTGATTATGTTTTGCCAAGCTATGGATACGGGGCGATTATGGCAGTGCCGGCGCACGATGAAAGGGACTTTGCGTTTGCCAAAAAATACAATCTGCCTATTGAAGAGATAAAGCTGGATAAAACAGTTGAGCAAGCGACAAAATGGTTAGAAAAGAAAGGATGCGCTAATCCAGCGATAAATTACAAACTAAGGGATTGGATATTTTCAAGACAAAGATATTGGGGAGAGCCAATACCGCTTATTTTTTGCGAAAACTGTGCGGCTAAAGCCAAAAGCCAAAATCCAAAAGCCAAAAGTAAAGAATTTAGTAAAGGAGAATTATTGAATCCAGGGTGGGTTGCTTTATTGGAAGAGGATTTGCCTTTAGTCCTGCCAGAACTTGAAAAATATGAACCAACTGGCACAGGCGAATCCCCTTTGGCAAGCAAGTCAGATTGGGTTGAAACAACTTGCCCAAAATGTGGAGGCAGGGCTTTGCGCGAAACTAATACAATGCCTCAATGGGCTGGCTCTTGTTGGTACTTCCTCGCATATGTAATGCTCGGAGCACAAAATAAAAAAGCCAAAACCAAAAATCTAAATTCAAAATTCAAAATTCAAAATTCAAAATTGATTAAACATTGGCTGCCAGTTGACTTCTATATCGGCGGAGCAGAACATGCGGTTTTGCATCTTTTGTATTCAAGATTTTGGATTAAGGTTTTAAAAGATGAAAAAATTCTGCCATTTGACGAGCCATTTAAAAAATTAAGAACAATTGGTTTGATTTTAGCATCTGATGGACAGAAAATGTCTAAATCTAGAGGCAATGTTATCAATCCAGATGAAATTATTGAGAAATACGGAGCTGACGCTTTCCGCCTCTATGAAATGTTTATGGGTCCTTTTGACCAACCGATTGCTTGGGATACCAAAAGCATCATAGGCGCCAGAAGGTTTTTAGAGAAAGTATTCAATCTTTCTCAGAACCTTTTTAAAGAGACGGATTTGGGAACGAAGAAATTATTAAATAAAACAATTAAAAAGGTTGGCGAGGATATTGAGAGCCAGAAATTTAATACTGCCATTGCCTGCATGATGGAATTTATTAATTCCGTAGAGGAAATATTCTCGGGTGACTTCAGAGATTTTTTGAAGATCCTTGCTCCATTCGCGCCCCATTTAAGCGAAGAATTATATCAATCAGATAAGTCAATATTTCAAGAAAATTGGCCGAAATATGACTCGAAAATGATTGTTGAAAAAGAAGTGAGCATGATTATTCAGATTAATGGTAAGGTTCGTGGCACAATTGT